Proteins from one Terriglobus tenax genomic window:
- a CDS encoding DUF2306 domain-containing protein translates to MPTLSPVNAGASTRRLRSHHVLWIVLGILGLSVLAFTEYPIFLGSDPFHAREHLLRQIFLLVPHATGGVIATVLGPFLFSTRFRQRHLKRHRILGRIYVLAIACALPGAYLLRPNLANAVGALLWGACTFCAYLTARNRQIAVHRQWVVRSYLFTLNFIMTRIFNPFPIWARLTDGQFVAVLLTFHVAYLFLPSIYFNWRELTTRRNVA, encoded by the coding sequence ATGCCCACACTGTCCCCGGTGAATGCAGGCGCATCTACGCGCCGCCTGCGATCGCACCACGTTCTCTGGATCGTGCTCGGCATTCTGGGCCTCTCCGTGCTCGCCTTCACGGAATACCCTATCTTTCTCGGCTCTGACCCGTTCCATGCGCGCGAGCACCTGCTCCGGCAGATCTTCCTTTTGGTGCCACACGCCACCGGCGGGGTCATCGCCACCGTGCTGGGTCCGTTTCTCTTCTCAACGCGCTTTCGTCAGCGGCATCTCAAGCGGCATCGCATTCTGGGCCGTATCTACGTCCTGGCCATTGCCTGCGCTCTGCCCGGAGCCTACCTTCTGCGGCCCAACCTGGCCAACGCTGTTGGAGCCCTCCTGTGGGGCGCCTGCACCTTCTGTGCTTACCTGACCGCGCGCAACCGGCAGATCGCCGTGCATCGCCAGTGGGTGGTACGTTCCTATCTCTTTACGCTGAACTTCATCATGACGCGCATCTTCAACCCGTTTCCCATCTGGGCCCGCCTGACAGACGGCCAGTTTGTCGCTGTCCTGCTGACCTTTCACGTCGCGTATCTTTTCCTGCCGTCCATCTATTTCAACTGGCGCGAACTTACCACGCGGAGAAACGTGGCCTGA
- the hemH gene encoding ferrochelatase — MHAILLLAHGTPDTLGEMKAYLDLVTSGRGVPDHVVEELQHRYAEIGLRDTPGEEPPPLTRWTLKQADLLRQKISYPVYVGMRNWKPMIAAAVEQMKADGITSARVICLAPQNSRTSIGLYKRDLMKALGEDPFMQVEFVEGWHDHPKLIEALSDRLLHTRVPADRVPHSSSEAKMSEKQAILFTAHSVPCSTIQGETPDPYAQEAKHTAALVAEKAGIPEWFFAFQSQGASRGPWLGPTVEDTLKALKEMGYEEVVLHVIGFVCDHVEILYDIDISFQQYAKEIGLKISRPESLNDHPLLIEALAELATR, encoded by the coding sequence ATGCACGCGATTCTTCTGCTCGCCCACGGAACTCCCGACACTCTCGGCGAGATGAAAGCCTATCTTGACCTGGTCACCAGCGGACGCGGCGTTCCTGACCACGTGGTGGAAGAGCTGCAGCACCGCTACGCCGAGATCGGCCTGCGCGACACTCCCGGCGAAGAGCCGCCGCCGCTCACGCGCTGGACACTGAAACAGGCTGATCTTCTGCGCCAGAAGATCAGCTACCCGGTCTACGTCGGCATGCGCAACTGGAAGCCAATGATCGCCGCCGCCGTGGAGCAGATGAAGGCCGACGGCATCACCTCCGCCCGCGTTATCTGCCTGGCCCCGCAGAATTCCCGCACGAGCATCGGCCTCTACAAGCGCGATTTGATGAAGGCGCTCGGTGAAGATCCCTTCATGCAGGTGGAGTTCGTCGAAGGCTGGCACGACCACCCCAAGCTGATCGAAGCCCTCTCCGATCGCCTGCTGCACACGCGCGTTCCCGCAGACCGGGTGCCCCATTCATCGAGCGAAGCGAAGATGAGTGAGAAGCAAGCCATCCTCTTCACCGCGCACAGCGTCCCCTGCAGCACGATCCAGGGCGAGACACCCGACCCCTACGCGCAGGAGGCCAAACATACCGCCGCCCTGGTTGCAGAAAAGGCCGGCATCCCAGAATGGTTCTTCGCCTTCCAGTCGCAGGGCGCAAGCCGCGGCCCGTGGCTTGGACCCACCGTGGAAGACACACTGAAGGCGCTGAAAGAGATGGGCTACGAAGAGGTGGTCCTGCACGTCATCGGCTTCGTCTGCGACCACGTCGAAATCCTCTACGACATCGACATCAGCTTCCAGCAGTATGCAAAGGAGATCGGCCTGAAGATCTCCCGCCCGGAGTCACTCAACGATCACCCCTTGCTGATTGAAGCCCTGGCAGAGTTGGCGACCAGATAG